The DNA segment gcagaccaGCCTAggttagtacttggaggggagaccccaGGGTGGCTACACAGACAGGCACTTGAGCCAAGATGATATAATAGTTGGGAAGGTTTGTAAGGATCAGGGGCTCCTTCCAGTAGGTTGGTCTCAAACCATACAGGGCTTggtgcctccctcacaggtgtgggAGCGAAGCGTCTTTTGAGCGTCGCGGCCTTCTTGGTGGTGGTCAGACCCGAGGAGTTGTGGCGGCCAGTAGAAGGGGAGTTAACCAGGTGAGCAGGGTCTGGGGAAAGGCCGAGGAGGACAAAGCTCAAGAGGAGATTTACACGCCTGCTGTTTCTGCCACCTAGGTCCTGTCCTTGGCGTTGCCTGGAGTTCGTGCAGATGTGGCCCGGCTCCTTCTGCGTGGTGAGTCAGGGGCTGGAGCCTGCCGAGGGCGGGGTTTGGAaaagggagggtcttccctgggGTATAGGGCCGGAGAGCTCACCTTctaagcggcccttttctccaggggaactgatctctgtagtctggagagcagctgtaagaTGAgctggatctccaggtcccacctgcaggatGACACCCATCCTGTAAAGGCAGGGTGAAGCTTGGGGTCTGAGGAAAAGGTTCGAATGGCAGATTTCTGCATCAGGTGTGGAACAGCCCTGAGTCTCAGCTTGTCACTGGACATCACAAACACAAAACATTGAAAATAGCACCCAAATTGGTTTAGGAGTGAGTTTCGCAAAGATTCAGAAGCAGGTACCGCTTTTTCACAGTCTGAGAGCCACTGGGTTACGTAGGAAGGAGAACTGCTCAGCTGAAAGAAATGTTAGTCTTCAAGGCGCTGTTGGATTGGTGTTTTATTTTGTGGTCATGCTAACTTGGCGATTGTGTTCCATTTTCCCAGAGTCTTGGAGGTTGGCCACTTTGGGCCAGTGGACGTAGCTTGTGGCGCTCCAGACGTTTAGCTATTATACTGtcaggagcaggggtagtcaaactgcggccctccagatgtccacggactacaattcccacgagcccctgccagcgaatgctggcaggggctcgtgggaattgtagtccgtggacatctggagggccgcagtttgactacccctggtcaagagattcctttataaagttgaagtcGGTCCTTAAATATGAAAACCACTgacccttgaaaaagctgtaaggcaaaaCGTGTCGGGAAATTATAaggaataaagaattactgaagagagaagactctatagaaGTCCATTTTGGATGTTTTATTGCCACATGGGTTTCCCAGggcatctatatttctctatatttggTTCTTCACTcggccccacccctcccagctgaTTATTTTTAGTTCTAGATTCAGGCCACTTACAACGCTGTTTACATGGGTCATCTGGACACCCCCTACCCACGCTGAGCTGGAGGGGGGattgcccctgggggggggggttggtaaaGGAACGAGGGAGAAGATTTGGGGAGAATCTGGGAATGGGCTAAGAATTTGTGTGGCAATACCACTGGAAGCTAACTCCGGATTCTGCTTTCTCCTTGGAGGCCCTGGGGAGGACGTTGGAATGTCTCATCCCGAAGAATGCAAATGCTTGGACCATCCACGGACTGTGGTAAGGAAATCCCGACCACAGTTTGGGAAATCCCCCGGTGCAGAAAGTGGAgtcttgaaaaggggagggggctcagcagGGATTCGGCTTCACAGAGCCCgttctccaaagtggccattcctcCAGGGGATGGAaacagctgtcattccaggaatgctccagggctcacctggaggttgacaaccttaATGAACTGGGAAGAATACCTGTAGCGAAAATCCGAGCCAGTTTCAGGGATGAAAATCATGAACATTTCTTGCTGGAGGGTCAGAAGCAGAATTTGGGGAGCAGCCCTTCCTTCCTTACAGAGGCTctacacaacagtcctgtgaggtaggctggctGGAGAGCTTCCGACTTGCAAAACATCTCCAAGCCAGATTTCATGGCAGGGTAGGGTTTCAGAgtttgggtttcccagatcctagtccaacacgtCAACCACTAGGACACCCTAGCCCTGTAGGAAGGGGGTCAATCTTATTTCACTGTTGCCATGGTTCCCAGTGAAGGGAACCCTTGGAAATGTAGTTCTGCAGATCATTCTATACCATTGAATCGGCTGTCCGGAaaccctctctttccttctctgcccCTGGCCTCCATAGGCCCAGCAACGTCCTCCAGTGTTGTCCCTATTGGCATCTCTTCCCTTCTGACCTGGTGGTAAGTAGACCCATTACGTGCACATTCAGAGACCTTGGatctttccccatctatttgtggCATAGCCACCATTTTCGCATTGTCAGCCTCAGCAGTGTCCACTGGCATCGTTTCTGGTGCTTTTGAATGTGGGTGGGATCATGTgggtcttttgcccagcaaggattTTAACTGGCTACTGGGGATTTGATTGGCAGTTCAGATTTGTAGAGGTATTGCTTTGGGGCAGCTGCCAAAGCTGCTATCTTGTGACTGAAGCTCCTGCCccatccctgggtgcaacgggctttcagcCTAGCACAATATATATAGCGGAGATTTTATCCATGTTTTACATTTTGCACAGGATTATaacaaatatttgtattttaaacacaAACTTTCCCTGCAGCTCAACGATTAGGTTCCTAACTTATCTAgacaggttgggttttggtttccctttgtgTTTTTTCCCGTCATTTTTCCTGCAGGACTTGATGCCTGAGCTCACCCAGCACTGGCCCACCTTCACCAACTGGAGCAATTTCAAGTTCTGGTAAATCCCTGGCAGTGGAAacaagggaagaggggaagggataGAGGGGGAAGGATGTCCAATGGGGTCGTGGCTTTATTACGATTCCGCCAAAGCATTTATATCTGGGGCATGGGTTTTTAATCCCTCCTGATTAAACCAGGACCTATGTCTCAACACGAATACACACGCGCATTTCCCCATGAAGATATGTTGAGGTGGGTAGATGTGTtgggtctgaggcagcagaacaaagtttgagttcaggggcacaggggtagtcaaactgcggccctccagatgtccatggactacaattcccagaagcccctgccagcatttgctggcaggggcttctgggaattatagtccatggacatctggagggccgcagtttgacaacccctgtcaagaccaatgaagttttactcaaaagtgtaagctttcatgtgtttGAGCAAAACAGAATTCACCTGCCCGTTTAGGAAGGGTAAATTGAAgggtaattgccaggaagggcctgTCAAGAGTCAAGATGCCCAAGTAACTGGGCGATTATTGCTGATATTGGATGAAGGCGGTTGATAAGATCTGTGAACGGCAACTTCAAGATCAACAGAGTTCAGTTCTGGATATAAACTTTGTTAAGATATTTCCCCAGGACTTTTAAAGCTTCtcttgtgttttaatttttctttttccttttgcaaatGTCATCTCCGGGATAGGTTCCTCAGGATTAAAACCTTAGCTCCCTACTCCGCAGCTGTTATCTTGGGATAAatgcagtgtgggggggggggggaaatatcaaaATTCATCTTCCAAAACTACCATCAggccactggttctcaaccttcctaatgccacaaccctttaatgccgttcctcatgttgtggtgacccccggcCATataattaggcaagggttctttcacagaaattaaaccgaaactgaccaatggcgtgaagagccAGGGTTCATGACTCTATAAATTGGCTTTTCTCCCCCagcgtttctcagttcagttctgcctcttggcccAACCTGCCAAtcttttctgctactccagacagacgaacatttatctcgatctaccccacaaggctgttgtgtagatggcgcccctccccggccaagctgcttgccctgacacAACCCCTGTGGTGAAAGGGTCTTTCGACtcccaaagaggtcccaacctccaggttaagaaccactgcgtTAGGCGTTTCTTCATAGTTGTAGTGTAGCCCTGTTCGTTCTGCCTGCTGTGGTTGAAAAACTTTCCCAGTTCTGACTGGGGGCTCAGCGATATAATTGCACTGTCTGGGCACCAGGTGTTTCTGGAATTGCTTTCCCTCTGTTGCCATGCATGGCATGGCCCATCCGGGAATCCAGGGACTTCTTTACTTGGAATGTCGTCACTGCCCTTATATGGGTAAGAAGCGTGGCCATATGCcctggcccacctcacagggtagttgtgagggtaaaacagagAGGGGAATGAGGTAAGCTGCTTCGGGTCCCTGGCAATAAAGAAAACACGCAAGTCAATTAagaaaggtctggaggatcattgtgaaGGGGGAGGAGGCCCTTGTGTGACCCCTGAGTGTGACGCTGGCTCCTTCCTCTCCAAGGGAGAAAGAATGGCAGAAACACGGGACCTGCTCCGGGTGTGCTGAAACGTTGAACTCCCCCCCAAAGTACTTCAGAGCCAGCCTTTCCCTGCACTCCAAATACAACATCGACAGGTGGGTCAGCAAGCACAGTGGCACATGGATCCTGTTTGGGTTCGGATGGTCACAATGCATCAGTTTCAATTTTGggaggggtcctcaacccccggtccgcggcccgcagtgagaggggggggaagaggcaggcacggcaggcggcacgccagtgacgcaaacgcgcagcgctgccgcgcatgcgcgtttgagccccctggtggcaaaaacgggCATGTGCAGCAATTGCgtgtgcacgtttacgtgcagctacggcggccgggccgccggctctcttccgccctcggaggcagtccccgactacaagaaggttggggaccgctacactAAAGGACGGGCAGGAAGACTCCAAGGCCGGGGGTCCCACTGGGTGCCTCTCTAGTGCCTGCCAAATgattttagaacaggggtgggcaaactgtggccctccagatgtccatggactgcaattcccatgagcccctgccagcaaatgccaggagGCTTGGGCTGTTCTTTACCagcatgtaaaccgctctgagctttttggaagggcgctataaaaatgtaatcaggaataaatagataaataatacaTGGTTCAAAATTCCAGTTTCTCCAGGCTCAGCAAGACTGtactagcaggggtagtcaaactgcggccctccagatgtccatggactacaattcccagaagcccctgccagcatttgctgtagtccatggacatctagagggccacagtttgactacccctgatccagtgATTTGCTTCTAAACAACACGCTCTCTCTTTCCAGCAGCAGACATAACCCCTTGATGTGGAatacaaatattttttattttcccgGATTCCAGTTACAAACTCAGAGTCAGGGACTTATCTCTGGGGCCGAGACCGTTCTTAAAATAAGCCCAAACCTCCCTGATCACCGTCTTTAACCTTCTTTTGTGCGCAGGGCCTTCCAGAGACGGGGCATCCTGCCTTCCTGCAGCTGCAGCTACCAGGTACGCCTTTCGCCCACGTGTTGATCTTCTCTTTTCCTTGTCACTCAAAGCCACTTATAATTAAAGAATCAAATGATATCCTACACTttatctactgcctggtcctttgagtTGGTGGGCAAACAAGACGGgggcttttcagtggcagccccacaaaaCATTACCCCACAAGTTCCGCAGGGAGGTGTAACCTGGTCCTTTTATTTTCAGTCCAAGAGGCGACTGAAAACACTTTTATTTAGGTGTGGATTTGACCTGcctacattttattattattatatttgttggcAGTCCTGATTGAGATTTTTAATCGGGGTCTTCTAGCATAATTGACCATTGCTTTATTtacattggaagccactttgttcCATAAGGCAGAAATGTGCtaatcaattttttaaataaaccaaTCTATCACTACTAGAAagccctgggccgtatgggagggcggtataaaaatcaaagaaaataaataaatgaattaaaaaaaaaaagaaagagcaatGCCTAGCACCCCTTCAGACCAGTTCTCTGGACATCGGGGGCAACAGCAGTAGATCTGTGGGCTCCTTTTTCCAAACCCTGAACTCTGTTTTACCTTCTCGGT comes from the Paroedura picta isolate Pp20150507F unplaced genomic scaffold, Ppicta_v3.0 Ppicta_v3_sca21, whole genome shotgun sequence genome and includes:
- the LOC143828198 gene encoding ribonuclease Oy-like isoform X1 — encoded protein: MERLKIRPRTDRSWNLRKGRLGVGAKRLLSVAAFLVVVRPEELWRPVEGELTRSCPWRCLEFVQMWPGSFCVALGRTLECLIPKNANAWTIHGLWPSNVLQCCPYWHLFPSDLVDLMPELTQHWPTFTNWSNFKFWEKEWQKHGTCSGCAETLNSPPKYFRASLSLHSKYNIDRAFQRRGILPSCSCSYQLDTFREVLQPILGDQYELQCVTDTQGRQILVQIKVSIYSNFSTGCLPDPSDDSPYKPCRAQRSVFYFPPNQANPRDPCP
- the LOC143828198 gene encoding ribonuclease Oy-like isoform X2; this encodes MMTGVGAKRLLSVAAFLVVVRPEELWRPVEGELTRSCPWRCLEFVQMWPGSFCVALGRTLECLIPKNANAWTIHGLWPSNVLQCCPYWHLFPSDLVDLMPELTQHWPTFTNWSNFKFWEKEWQKHGTCSGCAETLNSPPKYFRASLSLHSKYNIDRAFQRRGILPSCSCSYQLDTFREVLQPILGDQYELQCVTDTQGRQILVQIKVSIYSNFSTGCLPDPSDDSPYKPCRAQRSVFYFPPNQANPRDPCP
- the LOC143828198 gene encoding ribonuclease T2-like isoform X3, which translates into the protein MWPGSFCVALGRTLECLIPKNANAWTIHGLWPSNVLQCCPYWHLFPSDLVDLMPELTQHWPTFTNWSNFKFWEKEWQKHGTCSGCAETLNSPPKYFRASLSLHSKYNIDRAFQRRGILPSCSCSYQLDTFREVLQPILGDQYELQCVTDTQGRQILVQIKVSIYSNFSTGCLPDPSDDSPYKPCRAQRSVFYFPPNQANPRDPCP